A window of the Streptococcus sp. 116-D4 genome harbors these coding sequences:
- a CDS encoding ABC transporter ATP-binding protein, with product MKEVIIEWKDFSFRYETQQEPTLQGVDLTIYKGEKVLIVGPSGSGKSTLGQCLNGIIPNIYKGQMSGEFLIKGQAAFDMSIYDKSHLVSTVLQDTDGQFIGLSVAEDLAFALENDVTALEEMKNRVHKWAEKLDLIALLAQRPQDLSGGQKQRVSLAGVLIDESPILLFDEPLANLDPKSGQDIIELIDQIHKEEGTTTLIIEHRLEDVLHRPVDRIVLINDGRILFNGSPDQLLATDLLTQNGIREPLYLTTLRQLGVDLAKEEQLANLDNLSISKGQVQLRTELIKESPELQSLFRLEDVSFSYDDRPILKSLHLDIKKGEKIAIVGKNGAGKSTLAKAISSFIQTEGRYLWEGQDIKGDSVAERAERVGYVLQNPNQMISTNMIFDEVALGLRLRGVDEQEIETRVYETLKICGLYEFRNWPISALSFGQKKRVTIASILVLGAEIILLDEPTAGQDQKNYTEIMEFLEELHQKGHTIVMITHDMQLMLDYSDRALVMVDGELIADTDPASLLSNPELLVKANLKETSIFNLAKKLDVEPLALTAFYKERREGCRQN from the coding sequence ATGAAAGAAGTTATAATTGAGTGGAAGGATTTCTCTTTCCGGTATGAAACACAACAAGAACCGACCTTACAAGGGGTAGACTTGACCATTTACAAGGGAGAGAAAGTCTTAATTGTTGGGCCATCTGGGTCAGGTAAATCTACCTTGGGTCAGTGTTTGAATGGAATTATTCCCAATATTTACAAGGGCCAGATGTCTGGAGAATTTTTGATCAAGGGGCAAGCCGCCTTTGATATGAGCATCTACGATAAATCTCATCTGGTCAGCACGGTTTTGCAGGATACAGATGGGCAGTTTATCGGCTTGTCCGTAGCAGAGGATTTGGCTTTTGCTCTGGAAAATGATGTGACAGCCCTAGAAGAGATGAAAAATCGTGTTCATAAATGGGCTGAAAAGTTAGACCTTATCGCTTTACTAGCTCAGCGTCCCCAGGATTTATCAGGTGGACAAAAGCAGCGAGTCAGTCTAGCTGGTGTCTTGATTGATGAGAGTCCGATTCTCTTGTTTGATGAACCACTCGCCAATCTGGATCCCAAGTCAGGTCAAGATATTATCGAATTGATTGATCAGATCCATAAGGAGGAGGGGACGACGACCCTTATTATAGAGCACCGTTTGGAGGACGTTCTGCATCGCCCTGTCGATCGGATTGTCTTGATAAACGATGGTCGTATCCTCTTTAATGGGAGTCCTGACCAGTTACTGGCGACTGATTTATTGACCCAAAATGGAATTCGAGAACCCCTTTATCTAACGACTCTCCGTCAATTAGGTGTGGATTTAGCTAAAGAAGAACAATTAGCAAATTTGGACAACTTGTCTATCTCAAAAGGCCAGGTTCAGTTGCGGACGGAACTGATAAAAGAAAGCCCAGAATTGCAGTCACTCTTTAGACTAGAGGACGTGTCGTTTTCTTATGATGATAGACCGATTTTAAAGTCCCTACATTTGGATATCAAAAAGGGCGAAAAGATTGCCATTGTCGGAAAAAATGGAGCAGGGAAGTCAACCCTAGCCAAGGCTATAAGTAGCTTTATCCAGACGGAAGGTCGCTATCTTTGGGAAGGGCAGGATATCAAAGGAGATTCTGTTGCAGAGCGGGCGGAACGAGTAGGCTATGTGCTACAAAATCCCAATCAAATGATTTCAACCAATATGATTTTTGATGAGGTAGCTCTGGGACTTCGTTTGCGAGGTGTGGACGAGCAGGAAATTGAAACGAGAGTCTATGAAACTTTGAAAATCTGTGGTCTTTATGAATTCCGTAATTGGCCCATTTCTGCCCTGTCATTTGGTCAGAAAAAACGTGTTACTATTGCATCGATTTTGGTTTTAGGAGCTGAAATTATCCTCCTAGATGAACCGACAGCAGGTCAAGACCAGAAGAATTATACTGAGATTATGGAATTTCTCGAAGAGTTGCATCAAAAAGGTCATACCATTGTCATGATTACCCATGATATGCAATTGATGCTGGATTATTCTGATCGTGCTCTTGTCATGGTGGATGGGGAATTGATTGCCGATACTGATCCAGCTAGTCTGTTGAGCAATCCAGAGTTGTTAGTAAAAGCCAATCTAAAAGAAACCTCTATCTTTAACTTGGCCAAGAAACTAGACGTGGAACCACTTGCTTTAACTGCATTTTACAAAGAAAGGAGAGAAGGATGCAGGCAAAATTAA
- a CDS encoding ECF-type riboflavin transporter substrate-binding protein: MKNQSIKQVVAIGVGAALFVVIGMISIPTPVPNTSIQLQYAVQSLLSIIFGPLVGLLVGLIGHAVKDSLAGYGLWWTWIIASGLFGLAVGLFRKYIRVTQGVFELKDIVLFNLIQIIANALVWGVLAPLGDVVVYQEAAEKVFAQGIVAGIANAVTVAIAGTLLLLAYSRTQTRSGSLKKD; encoded by the coding sequence ATGAAAAATCAATCAATTAAACAAGTTGTTGCTATCGGTGTTGGAGCTGCGCTCTTTGTTGTCATCGGGATGATCAGCATTCCGACACCTGTTCCAAATACAAGCATCCAGCTTCAGTATGCGGTACAGAGCCTCTTGTCTATCATTTTTGGCCCTCTAGTGGGATTGCTTGTTGGTTTAATTGGTCATGCAGTGAAGGACTCTCTTGCTGGCTACGGCCTTTGGTGGACTTGGATTATTGCTAGTGGTCTCTTTGGTCTAGCTGTGGGACTCTTTAGAAAATATATTCGAGTAACACAGGGTGTTTTTGAGTTGAAGGATATTGTCCTCTTTAACCTCATTCAGATTATCGCAAACGCTCTTGTTTGGGGTGTCTTGGCACCACTTGGAGATGTTGTGGTTTATCAAGAAGCGGCAGAAAAAGTATTTGCCCAAGGGATTGTTGCGGGAATTGCTAATGCTGTAACTGTAGCTATCGCAGGTACCCTTCTCTTGCTAGCTTATTCACGTACGCAGACTCGTTCAGGAAGTTTGAAAAAGGATTAA
- the trkA gene encoding Trk system potassium transporter TrkA, whose translation MKIILVGGGKVGSALCRSLVAEKHDVLLIEQDEAVLNHIVSRFDIMGILGNGADFAILEQASVQECDIFIALTEYDEVNMIAAVLAKKMGAKETIVRVRNPEYSNSYFKEKNILGFSLIVNPELLAARAIANIIDFPNALSVERFAGGRVSLMEFVVKSTSCLCQMPISDFRKKFGNVIVCAIERDHQIIIPSGDMTVQDKDRIFVTGNRVDMMLFHNYFKSRAVKSLLIVGAGRIAYYLLGILKDSRIDTKVIEINPEIASFFSEKFPNLYIVQGDGTAKDILLEESAQNYDAVATLTGVDEENLITSMFLDSVGVQKNITKVNRTSLLEIINAPDFSSIITPKSIAVDTIMHFIRGRVNAQYSDLQAMHHLANGQIETLQFHIKEANKMTAKPLSQLKLKKGVLIAAIIRKGKTIFPTGEDMLEVGDKLLVTTLLPNITKIYDLIAR comes from the coding sequence ATGAAAATTATCCTTGTCGGAGGGGGAAAAGTTGGTTCTGCCCTCTGTCGCTCTTTGGTTGCAGAAAAGCATGATGTTTTGCTGATTGAGCAAGACGAAGCCGTCCTCAATCATATTGTCAGTCGCTTTGATATCATGGGTATCCTTGGTAACGGAGCTGATTTTGCCATTCTTGAACAAGCCAGCGTCCAAGAATGTGATATCTTTATTGCCCTGACTGAGTACGATGAAGTGAACATGATTGCAGCAGTTCTAGCCAAGAAAATGGGGGCTAAAGAGACCATCGTTCGGGTACGAAATCCTGAATACTCTAACTCTTATTTCAAAGAAAAGAATATTCTCGGTTTTTCTCTTATCGTTAACCCTGAGCTCTTGGCTGCCCGCGCTATCGCGAATATCATTGACTTTCCCAACGCCCTGTCTGTCGAACGCTTTGCCGGTGGACGCGTTAGCCTCATGGAATTTGTCGTCAAATCTACCAGTTGTCTTTGCCAAATGCCCATCTCTGATTTCCGGAAAAAATTTGGCAATGTTATTGTCTGTGCGATAGAGAGAGATCATCAAATTATCATTCCAAGCGGTGACATGACTGTACAGGATAAAGATAGAATCTTTGTCACTGGTAACCGTGTTGACATGATGCTCTTCCATAATTATTTCAAGTCTCGTGCCGTGAAAAGCCTTCTTATTGTTGGAGCTGGTAGAATTGCCTATTATCTACTAGGTATCCTCAAAGACAGTCGTATCGATACCAAGGTTATTGAAATCAATCCTGAAATCGCCAGCTTCTTTAGCGAGAAATTCCCAAACCTCTACATCGTTCAAGGAGATGGTACCGCAAAAGATATCCTGCTGGAAGAAAGTGCTCAAAACTATGATGCCGTTGCGACTCTAACAGGGGTCGATGAGGAGAATCTGATTACCTCTATGTTCCTTGACAGTGTAGGTGTACAGAAAAACATCACTAAGGTCAATCGTACCAGTCTCCTCGAGATTATCAATGCGCCTGATTTTTCAAGTATCATCACACCTAAAAGCATCGCTGTAGATACAATTATGCACTTTATTCGTGGTCGGGTTAATGCCCAGTATTCAGACCTTCAGGCTATGCATCATCTAGCCAATGGCCAAATCGAAACCCTGCAATTCCATATCAAGGAAGCCAATAAAATGACTGCCAAACCTCTTTCTCAACTGAAATTGAAAAAAGGGGTTCTTATTGCGGCTATCATTCGAAAGGGCAAGACTATTTTCCCTACTGGGGAGGATATGTTGGAAGTTGGAGACAAGCTCCTAGTAACAACTTTGTTGCCAAACATCACCAAGATTTATGACTTGATCGCGAGGTAA
- a CDS encoding TrkH family potassium uptake protein: protein MNKSMIRYLLSKLLLIEAVLLLVPVSVAVYYRESSQVFTALFTTIGILVLLGGSGILQKPKNQRIYTKEGILIVALCWILWSFFGGLPFVFAGQIPSVIDAFFEISSGFTTTGATILNDVSVLSRSLLFWRSFTHLIGGMGVLVFALAIMDNAKNSHLEVMKAEVPGPVFGKVVSKLKNTAQILYLLYLALFSLFVIIYYLAGMPLFDSFVIAMGTAGTGGFTVYNDGIAHYGSSLITYLVSIGVLVFGINFNLYYYLMLRRVKAFFGDEELRAYLVIVLVSTGLISLNTLYLYPGFSKSFEMAFFQVSNIITTTGFGYGDITNWPLFSQFILLFLMIIGGSAGSTAGGLKVIRGLILSKIAKNQILSILSPHRVLTLHVNKTVIDKDTQHKILKYFVIYSMILLALIFIVSLDSNDFLVVTSAVFSCFNNIGPILGTTSSFSIFSPISKILLSFAMIAGRLEIYPILLLFMKRTWSKR from the coding sequence ATGAATAAAAGTATGATTCGTTACCTCCTTTCAAAATTACTTTTGATTGAAGCTGTTCTTCTCTTGGTTCCTGTGTCTGTCGCTGTCTATTACCGTGAATCGAGCCAAGTCTTTACAGCCCTCTTTACAACGATTGGGATTCTCGTATTACTAGGCGGTTCAGGAATTTTACAAAAGCCAAAAAATCAACGGATTTATACCAAGGAAGGAATCTTGATTGTGGCCCTCTGTTGGATCCTTTGGTCTTTCTTTGGCGGTCTCCCCTTTGTTTTTGCTGGGCAAATTCCCAGCGTTATCGATGCCTTTTTTGAGATCAGTTCTGGCTTTACAACTACTGGAGCAACTATCCTGAACGACGTCTCGGTTCTCAGTCGTTCCCTCCTCTTCTGGCGAAGTTTTACCCACTTGATTGGAGGGATGGGAGTGCTTGTTTTTGCACTGGCTATTATGGATAATGCCAAAAATAGCCACCTAGAAGTAATGAAGGCTGAGGTTCCTGGCCCTGTTTTTGGCAAGGTTGTATCCAAACTAAAAAATACCGCCCAGATTCTCTATCTCCTTTATCTAGCTCTCTTCTCCCTCTTTGTCATCATCTATTACCTAGCCGGTATGCCCCTATTTGATAGTTTTGTGATCGCTATGGGGACAGCAGGTACAGGAGGTTTTACAGTCTATAACGATGGAATTGCCCACTATGGTAGCTCACTGATTACCTATCTGGTTAGTATCGGAGTTCTGGTTTTTGGGATAAATTTCAACCTTTACTACTACCTCATGCTCCGTCGTGTCAAGGCCTTCTTTGGTGACGAAGAACTTCGAGCTTACTTGGTCATCGTGCTGGTTTCTACAGGCTTGATTAGCCTTAATACCCTCTATCTCTACCCAGGATTTTCCAAGAGCTTTGAAATGGCCTTCTTCCAGGTTTCCAATATCATTACAACGACTGGTTTTGGTTACGGAGATATTACCAATTGGCCCCTCTTCTCCCAGTTTATCCTTCTCTTCCTCATGATAATCGGTGGTTCTGCTGGTTCAACCGCAGGTGGACTCAAGGTTATTCGAGGCCTCATCCTTTCAAAAATTGCCAAAAACCAAATTTTGTCAATCCTATCGCCCCACCGTGTTTTGACCCTCCATGTTAATAAAACGGTGATTGACAAAGATACCCAGCATAAGATTCTCAAGTACTTTGTCATCTATTCTATGATTTTGCTAGCGCTTATCTTTATTGTCAGCCTAGATAGCAATGATTTCCTGGTTGTGACCAGTGCTGTCTTTAGCTGTTTCAATAATATCGGACCTATTCTAGGAACTACTTCTAGCTTCTCCATCTTTAGTCCTATCTCAAAAATTCTCCTCTCCTTTGCAATGATTGCAGGGCGCTTGGAGATTTATCCAATCCTACTTCTCTTTATGAAGAGAACCTGGTCTAAGAGATAA
- the pflB gene encoding formate C-acetyltransferase — MVVKTVVEAQDIFDKAWEGFKGVDWKEKASVSRFVQANYTPYDGDESFLAGPTERSLHIKKIVEETKAHYEETRFPMDTRPTSIADIPAGFIDKENEVIFGIQNDELFKLNFMPKGGIRMAETTLKENGYEPDPAVHEIFTKYVTTVNDGIFRAYTSNIRRARHAHTVTGLPDAYSRGRIIGVYARLALYGADYLMQEKVNDWNAIKEIDEETIRLREEVNLQYQALQQVVRLGDLYGVDVRKPAMNVKEAIQWVNIAFMAVCRVINGAATSLGRVPIVLDIFAERDLARGTFTESEIQEFVDDFVMKLRTVKFARTKAYDQLYSGDPTFITTSMAGMGNDGRHRVTKMDYRFLNTLDNIGNSPEPNLTVLWTDKLPYNFRRYCMHMSHKHSSIQYEGVTTMAKDGYGEMSCISCCVSPLDPENEDQRHNIQYFGARVNVLKALLTGLNGGYDDVHKDYKVFDIEPIRDEVLEFESVKANFEKSLDWLTDTYVDALNIIHYMTDKYNYEAVQMAFLPTKQRANMGFGICGFANTVDTLAAIKYATVKPIRDENGYIYDYETIGEYPRWGEDDPRSNELAEWLIEAYTTRLRSHKLYKDAEATVSLLTITSNVAYSKQTGNSPVHKGVYLNEDGSVNLSKLEFFSPGANPSNKAKGGWLQNLNSLASLDFGYAADGISLTTQVSPRALGKTRDEQVDNLVTILDGYFENGGQHVNLNVMDLNDVYEKIMSGEDVIVRISGYCVNTKYLTPEQKTELTQRVFHEVLSMDDALDTLN, encoded by the coding sequence ATGGTTGTTAAGACAGTTGTTGAAGCACAAGATATTTTTGACAAAGCTTGGGAAGGTTTCAAAGGCGTAGATTGGAAAGAAAAAGCAAGTGTATCACGCTTTGTACAAGCTAACTACACACCTTACGATGGAGACGAAAGCTTCCTTGCAGGACCAACAGAACGTTCACTTCACATCAAAAAAATTGTAGAAGAAACGAAGGCTCACTACGAAGAAACTCGTTTCCCAATGGACACTCGTCCAACATCTATTGCTGATATTCCTGCTGGATTTATCGACAAAGAAAACGAAGTGATTTTCGGTATCCAAAATGATGAACTCTTCAAATTGAACTTCATGCCAAAAGGTGGTATCCGTATGGCTGAAACTACTTTGAAAGAAAATGGATACGAACCAGATCCAGCTGTTCATGAAATTTTCACTAAATACGTAACAACAGTTAACGATGGTATTTTCCGTGCCTACACTTCAAACATTCGTCGCGCACGTCACGCACACACTGTAACTGGTCTTCCAGATGCCTACTCACGTGGACGTATCATCGGTGTTTACGCACGTCTTGCTCTTTACGGTGCAGACTACTTGATGCAAGAAAAAGTAAACGACTGGAATGCGATCAAAGAAATTGACGAAGAAACAATCCGTCTTCGTGAAGAAGTAAACCTTCAATACCAAGCATTGCAACAAGTTGTTCGCTTGGGTGACCTTTACGGAGTTGACGTTCGCAAACCAGCGATGAACGTAAAAGAAGCGATTCAATGGGTAAACATTGCCTTCATGGCTGTTTGCCGTGTGATCAACGGTGCGGCTACATCTCTAGGACGTGTGCCAATCGTACTCGATATCTTTGCAGAACGTGACCTTGCTCGTGGTACATTTACTGAATCAGAAATCCAAGAATTTGTTGATGATTTCGTTATGAAACTTCGTACAGTTAAATTTGCTCGTACAAAAGCTTATGACCAATTGTACTCAGGTGACCCAACCTTCATCACAACTTCTATGGCTGGTATGGGTAACGACGGTCGCCACCGTGTTACTAAGATGGACTACCGTTTCTTGAACACTCTTGACAATATCGGTAACTCTCCAGAACCAAACTTGACAGTTCTTTGGACTGACAAATTGCCATACAACTTCCGTCGCTACTGTATGCATATGAGCCATAAACACTCTTCTATCCAATACGAAGGTGTAACAACAATGGCTAAAGACGGATATGGTGAAATGAGCTGTATTTCATGCTGTGTGTCTCCACTTGACCCAGAAAATGAAGATCAACGCCACAACATCCAGTACTTCGGTGCGCGTGTAAACGTTCTTAAAGCTCTTCTTACTGGTTTGAACGGTGGTTACGACGATGTTCACAAAGACTACAAAGTATTTGACATCGAACCAATCCGTGACGAAGTTCTTGAATTTGAATCAGTTAAAGCTAACTTTGAAAAATCTCTTGACTGGTTGACTGACACTTACGTAGATGCTTTGAACATCATCCACTACATGACTGACAAGTACAACTACGAGGCTGTTCAAATGGCCTTCTTGCCAACTAAACAACGTGCCAACATGGGATTCGGTATCTGTGGATTTGCCAACACTGTTGATACATTAGCGGCTATCAAATACGCTACAGTTAAACCAATCCGTGACGAAAATGGCTACATCTACGATTACGAAACAATCGGTGAATACCCACGTTGGGGTGAAGATGACCCACGTTCAAACGAATTGGCAGAATGGTTGATTGAAGCTTACACAACTCGTCTACGTAGCCACAAACTTTACAAAGACGCAGAAGCTACTGTATCACTTTTGACAATCACATCTAACGTTGCTTACTCTAAACAAACTGGTAACTCACCAGTCCACAAAGGTGTATACCTCAACGAAGATGGTTCTGTGAACTTGTCTAAACTTGAATTCTTCTCACCAGGTGCTAACCCATCTAACAAAGCTAAAGGTGGCTGGTTGCAAAACTTGAACTCACTTGCTAGCCTTGACTTTGGTTACGCAGCTGATGGTATCTCATTGACAACTCAAGTATCACCACGTGCTCTTGGTAAAACTCGTGACGAACAAGTTGATAACTTAGTAACAATTCTTGATGGTTACTTCGAAAACGGTGGACAACACGTCAACTTGAACGTTATGGACTTGAACGATGTTTACGAAAAGATCATGTCAGGTGAAGATGTTATCGTACGTATCTCTGGATACTGTGTAAACACTAAATACCTCACTCCAGAACAAAAAACTGAATTGACACAACGTGTCTTCCACGAAGTTCTTTCAATGGATGATGCTTTGGATACATTGAACTAA
- the dinB gene encoding DNA polymerase IV, translating to MLIFPLLNDLSRKIIHIDMDAFFAAVEIRDNPKLRGKPVIIGSDPRQTGGRGVVSTCSYEARAFGIHSAMSSKEAYERCPQAIFISGNYEKYKSVGLQIRAIFKRYTDLIEPMSIDEAYLDVTENKLGIKSAVKIARLIQEDIWQELHLTASAGVSYNKFLAKMASDYQKPHGLTVILPDQAEDFLKQMDVSKFHGVGKKTVERLHQMGVFTGADLLEVPEVTLIDRFGRLGYDLYRKARGIHNSPVKSNRVRKSIGKEKTYGKILRAEEDIKKELTLLSERVALNLHQQEKAGKIVILKIRYADFSTMTKRKSLAQKIQDAETISQMAIQLYESLTDKDKDVRLLGVTVTGF from the coding sequence ATGTTGATTTTTCCCTTGTTAAATGATTTGTCAAGAAAAATCATCCATATTGACATGGATGCCTTTTTTGCTGCCGTGGAAATCAGGGATAATCCTAAACTCAGAGGAAAACCTGTCATTATCGGAAGCGACCCTCGGCAAACAGGTGGGCGGGGAGTCGTTTCTACCTGTAGCTATGAGGCACGAGCTTTTGGCATCCATTCTGCCATGAGTTCCAAGGAAGCTTATGAGCGCTGTCCCCAAGCTATCTTTATCTCAGGAAATTATGAGAAATACAAATCTGTGGGCCTCCAGATTCGAGCTATTTTTAAGCGCTATACAGATTTGATTGAACCTATGAGTATTGACGAGGCTTATTTGGATGTAACAGAAAATAAACTCGGTATCAAGTCGGCAGTCAAAATCGCTCGCCTCATTCAAGAGGATATTTGGCAAGAACTCCATTTAACTGCTTCTGCCGGTGTTTCCTACAACAAGTTCTTAGCAAAGATGGCTAGTGATTATCAAAAACCACATGGTCTGACAGTGATTTTACCTGACCAAGCTGAAGATTTTCTCAAACAAATGGATGTTTCCAAGTTTCATGGAGTAGGAAAAAAGACGGTGGAACGTCTTCACCAAATGGGCGTTTTTACTGGTGCTGATCTACTTGAAGTTCCTGAAGTGACCCTAATAGACCGCTTTGGCAGACTGGGCTATGACCTGTATCGAAAGGCTCGAGGTATTCATAATTCCCCCGTCAAATCCAATCGCGTCCGTAAATCAATCGGAAAGGAGAAAACCTACGGGAAGATTCTCCGTGCCGAGGAAGATATCAAAAAAGAGCTGACTCTCCTATCAGAAAGAGTCGCTCTCAATCTACATCAACAAGAAAAAGCTGGAAAAATTGTCATTTTGAAAATCCGCTATGCTGACTTTTCTACAATGACTAAGCGGAAAAGCTTAGCTCAAAAGATTCAAGATGCTGAAACTATTTCACAAATGGCTATCCAACTTTACGAATCTCTGACAGATAAAGATAAAGACGTTCGCTTATTGGGTGTCACTGTGACTGGATTTTAA
- a CDS encoding undecaprenyl-diphosphate phosphatase, producing MYLIEILKSIFFGIVEGITEWLPISSTGHLILAEEFIQYQNQNEAFMSMFNVVIQLGAILAVMVIYFNKLNPFKPSKDKQEVRQTWQLWSKVLVATLPLLAVFKFDDWFDTHFHNMVSVALMLIIYGIAFIYLEKRNKARAIEPSVTELDKLPYTTAFYIGLFQVLALLPGTSRSGATIVGGLLNGTSRSVVTEFTFYLGIPVMFGASALKIFKFVKAGQLLSFGQLFLLLVAMGVAFAVSMVAIRFLTSYVKKHDFTLFGKYRIVLGSVLLFYSFVRLFV from the coding sequence ATGTATCTTATTGAAATTTTAAAATCTATCTTCTTCGGGATTGTTGAAGGAATTACGGAATGGCTGCCGATCTCTAGTACAGGTCACTTGATTCTAGCAGAGGAATTTATCCAATACCAAAATCAGAATGAAGCCTTTATGTCCATGTTTAATGTTGTAATTCAGCTTGGTGCTATTTTAGCGGTTATGGTGATTTACTTTAATAAACTAAATCCCTTTAAACCAAGTAAAGACAAGCAGGAAGTTCGTCAAACTTGGCAATTGTGGTCTAAAGTTCTTGTAGCTACTTTACCTTTGCTTGCTGTATTTAAGTTTGATGATTGGTTTGATACCCATTTTCATAATATGGTTTCTGTTGCTCTCATGTTGATTATCTATGGGATTGCCTTTATCTATTTGGAAAAGCGCAATAAGGCGCGTGCTATCGAGCCAAGTGTAACAGAGTTGGATAAGCTTCCTTATACGACAGCCTTCTATATCGGCCTCTTCCAAGTTCTTGCCCTTTTACCGGGAACGAGTCGTTCTGGGGCAACGATTGTCGGTGGTTTGTTAAATGGAACCAGTCGTTCTGTTGTGACAGAATTTACCTTCTATCTTGGAATTCCAGTTATGTTTGGAGCTAGTGCCTTAAAGATTTTCAAATTTGTAAAAGCAGGACAGCTCTTGAGCTTTGGACAATTATTCTTGCTCTTGGTTGCGATGGGCGTCGCTTTTGCAGTCAGCATGGTGGCTATTCGTTTCTTGACAAGCTATGTGAAAAAACACGACTTTACCCTTTTTGGTAAATACCGTATCGTGCTTGGTAGTGTCTTGCTATTTTATAGCTTTGTCCGTTTATTTGTATAA